In Chloroflexota bacterium, the following are encoded in one genomic region:
- a CDS encoding phosphoglycerate kinase, translating into MAKKGLLDIDAAGKRVLVRVDYNVPLDPGTGKITDDMRLRASLPTLEHLISAGARVILCSHLGRPDGKVVEGLSLKPVAGRLSQLLKRPVALAPDCVGPRVKAMVARLGEGEVLLLENVRFHPGEEKNAPGFARALSRLADIFVNDAFSVCHRAHASTVGITRYLPAVAGFQLEKEIEHLGFLLSTPRRPFAALLGGAKVKDKAGVLRHILDRLDKLLIGGGMAAPFLKAQGKPFNAGPEELALAQEIARKAKEKGIPLLLPVDVLAAAELKDGASFMTVPIDQVPPGWVMGDIGPRSIELFAKELEACGTVLWNGPMGVFEIAHLSQGTRALAQVLAGLKAVTIAGGGSTAEAIHALGLMDKFTHVSTGGGASLEFLEGRDLPGIAALQDKGR; encoded by the coding sequence ATGGCTAAGAAGGGCCTGCTGGATATAGACGCTGCCGGGAAGAGGGTCCTGGTCCGGGTGGACTACAATGTCCCCCTGGACCCCGGCACAGGGAAGATAACCGATGATATGCGCCTCCGGGCCTCCCTGCCCACCCTGGAGCACCTCATCAGCGCCGGGGCCCGGGTCATCCTCTGTTCCCACCTGGGCCGGCCGGATGGCAAAGTGGTAGAGGGCTTGAGCCTGAAGCCGGTGGCCGGAAGGCTTTCTCAACTGCTGAAAAGGCCTGTGGCCCTGGCCCCCGACTGCGTCGGGCCCCGGGTGAAGGCTATGGTGGCCCGTCTGGGGGAGGGTGAGGTCCTGCTCCTGGAAAATGTCCGATTTCACCCCGGGGAAGAGAAGAACGCCCCCGGTTTCGCCCGGGCCCTTTCCCGCCTGGCCGATATCTTCGTCAACGACGCCTTCTCCGTCTGCCACCGGGCCCATGCCTCCACCGTGGGGATAACCCGCTATCTTCCGGCGGTAGCCGGCTTCCAACTGGAGAAGGAGATAGAGCACCTGGGCTTCCTGCTCTCCACCCCCCGCCGCCCCTTTGCCGCCCTCCTGGGCGGGGCCAAGGTCAAGGACAAGGCAGGGGTGCTCCGCCACATCCTGGACCGGCTGGATAAGCTCCTTATCGGGGGCGGCATGGCGGCCCCTTTCCTCAAGGCCCAGGGCAAGCCATTTAATGCAGGGCCTGAAGAGTTGGCTCTCGCCCAGGAAATAGCCCGGAAAGCAAAAGAGAAGGGCATCCCGCTTCTGTTGCCTGTGGATGTCCTGGCAGCAGCCGAGCTCAAGGACGGGGCCTCTTTCATGACGGTCCCCATAGACCAGGTGCCCCCCGGCTGGGTTATGGGTGATATAGGCCCCCGCTCCATAGAGCTCTTCGCCAAAGAGCTTGAGGCCTGCGGCACCGTGCTGTGGAATGGCCCGATGGGGGTCTTTGAAATAGCCCATTTATCCCAGGGGACCCGGGCCCTGGCCCAGGTCCTGGCGGGGCTGAAGGCTGTCACCATAGCCGGCGGTGGCTCCACTGCCGAGGCCATCCATGCGCTGGGCCTCATGGACAAATTCACCCATGTCTCCACCGGGGGTGGGGCCTCTCTGGAGTTCCTGGAGGGGAGGGACCTGCCTGGGATTGCCGCCCTGCAGGACAAAGGCCGGTGA